The Prochlorococcus sp. MIT 1300 genome has a window encoding:
- a CDS encoding chlorophyll a/b binding light-harvesting protein, giving the protein MQTYGNPNPTYGWWVGNSVVTNRSSRFIGSHVAHTGLICFTAGASTLWDLARYDPSVPMGHQGLVSIPHLASIGIGFDESGVWTGAGVFFIAAFHLICSMVYGGAGLLHSAVFSEDTQNSSGLFAPDRPEHRQAKRFKLEWDNPDNQTFILGHHLIFLGVANIWFVEWARVHGIYDPAIDAIRQVEYNLNLAHIWNHQFDFLTINNLEDVMGGHAFLAFAQILGGAHHIATKMGSGLLGPYTKFKGAGLLSAEAILSWSLAGIGWMAIIAAFWCATNTTVYPEAWYGEPLAIKFGISPYWVDTVGPIDGAPLGHTTRAWLTNVHYYLGFFFIQGHLWHALRAMGFDFKRIRDAVVNLDNTRLTLN; this is encoded by the coding sequence ATGCAGACCTATGGAAATCCAAACCCTACCTACGGGTGGTGGGTTGGTAATTCTGTGGTGACCAACCGCTCAAGCCGTTTCATTGGCTCGCATGTTGCACATACAGGATTGATTTGCTTCACCGCTGGAGCGAGCACCCTTTGGGATTTAGCTCGCTATGACCCTTCAGTACCTATGGGTCATCAAGGCTTGGTAAGTATTCCTCATTTGGCATCTATTGGGATTGGTTTTGACGAGTCAGGAGTTTGGACTGGGGCTGGTGTTTTCTTCATAGCTGCCTTCCATCTCATCTGTTCAATGGTTTATGGAGGTGCTGGTCTCCTCCATTCTGCTGTTTTCAGTGAAGATACTCAAAATAGTTCTGGCCTGTTTGCACCTGATCGTCCGGAACATCGCCAGGCGAAAAGATTCAAGCTTGAGTGGGATAATCCTGACAACCAGACCTTTATTCTCGGCCATCACCTGATATTTCTAGGTGTTGCAAATATCTGGTTTGTTGAATGGGCAAGGGTTCATGGAATTTATGACCCTGCAATAGACGCTATTCGTCAGGTTGAGTACAACTTAAATTTGGCCCACATATGGAATCATCAGTTTGACTTCCTAACCATTAATAATCTTGAGGATGTCATGGGCGGTCATGCCTTTTTGGCTTTTGCTCAGATCCTCGGCGGAGCTCATCACATAGCAACCAAGATGGGTTCTGGCTTACTTGGTCCATACACCAAGTTTAAAGGTGCAGGCCTTCTTTCTGCTGAAGCTATCCTTTCTTGGTCTTTAGCCGGTATCGGCTGGATGGCAATTATCGCTGCGTTTTGGTGTGCAACCAACACCACTGTTTATCCCGAAGCTTGGTATGGCGAGCCGTTAGCAATTAAGTTTGGTATTTCACCTTATTGGGTTGATACTGTAGGACCAATTGATGGCGCTCCTCTTGGGCATACAACTCGAGCTTGGCTAACAAATGTCCATTACTACCTTGGCTTCTTCTTTATCCAGGGTCATTTGTGGCACGCTTTACGGGCTATGGGCTTTGACTTCAAGAGAATTCGTGATGCGGTAGTAAATCTCGATAACACAAGACTTACTCTCAATTGA
- a CDS encoding chlorophyll a/b binding light-harvesting protein, translated as MQTYGNPDVTYGWWAGNSVVTNRSGRFIAAHAAHTGLIAFWAGSFTLWELARYDASVPMGHQPLIVLPHLATLGIGFDEAGVWTGAGVITIGILHLVFSMVYGAGGLLHAVLFNEDMQSSEVAQARKFKLEWDNPENQTFILGHHLIFLGVANIQFVEWARIHGIYDAAAGAVRQVEYNLNLNAIWNHQFDFLSINNLEDVMGGHAFLAFLMISGGALHIAQKTGEYTKYKGAGLLSAEAVLSWSLAGIGWMAIVAAFWCATNTTVYPTEFFGEPLAQKFAISPYWIDTVNLPDGLHTSRAWLTNVHYYLGFFYIQGHLWHALRAMGFDFKTVTNRLAANN; from the coding sequence ATGCAGACCTATGGAAACCCGGATGTTACCTACGGGTGGTGGGCTGGTAATTCTGTGGTTACCAACCGCTCAGGCAGGTTCATCGCAGCACATGCTGCTCACACAGGTTTAATAGCTTTCTGGGCTGGATCCTTCACGTTATGGGAACTTGCTCGTTATGACGCATCGGTTCCTATGGGGCATCAGCCACTCATAGTCCTTCCTCATTTAGCAACTCTTGGCATTGGATTTGATGAGGCTGGTGTTTGGACTGGTGCTGGTGTCATAACTATTGGAATTCTCCATCTTGTTTTTTCGATGGTTTATGGGGCTGGTGGCCTTCTTCATGCAGTTCTTTTCAATGAAGACATGCAGTCTTCAGAGGTGGCGCAAGCCAGAAAGTTCAAGCTGGAATGGGACAACCCAGAAAATCAAACATTCATTCTTGGACACCATTTGATTTTCTTGGGGGTCGCGAATATTCAGTTTGTTGAATGGGCAAGAATCCATGGGATATATGACGCTGCTGCTGGTGCAGTTAGACAAGTTGAGTACAACTTGAATTTGAATGCAATTTGGAATCATCAATTTGACTTTCTCTCGATAAATAATCTTGAGGATGTCATGGGCGGACATGCTTTCTTGGCATTCTTGATGATTAGTGGTGGAGCACTTCACATTGCTCAAAAGACTGGTGAATACACCAAGTACAAAGGTGCAGGACTTCTTTCTGCCGAAGCCGTTCTTTCTTGGTCGCTTGCAGGAATAGGCTGGATGGCAATTGTCGCTGCCTTCTGGTGTGCTACTAACACCACCGTTTATCCAACGGAATTTTTTGGTGAACCTTTAGCTCAGAAATTTGCCATCTCTCCATATTGGATTGACACGGTTAATCTTCCTGATGGGCTACACACTTCTCGAGCTTGGCTTACTAATGTCCATTACTATCTTGGATTCTTTTATATTCAGGGTCACCTATGGCATGCACTAAGGGCAATGGGCTTTGACTTCAAGACTGTTACTAATCGCCTTGCTGCAAATAACTGA